In a single window of the Natronosalvus caseinilyticus genome:
- a CDS encoding mechanosensitive ion channel family protein, translated as MSVGEVGARTLLQGGLGPIGQQLDRLSWVDETLAATLESGLVFLVTLLLVWLVGRAVVVPLVERAMDRRGLDRHAQTPLLVVTRFAILFLGVAIAFGAADYGNFLVSMAGIAAAGALAIGLALQNVISNFVAGIFIYTDKPFRIGDWIEWDDGTYSGVVEDISLRVTRVRTFDNELLTVPNSLLTEDVLKNPVEADKLRLKFVFGIGYGDDIQEATDIIIEEAENHPDIMDEPGPSVRLTELGDSDVGLQSRFWIANPSRSDFVRTRAEYVTSVKERFDEAGIDIPYPVRTLDGGLHVSNPATLEAADD; from the coding sequence ATGAGCGTGGGCGAAGTCGGGGCGAGAACGCTCCTACAGGGCGGACTCGGCCCGATCGGCCAGCAACTCGACCGACTCTCCTGGGTCGACGAGACGCTCGCGGCGACCCTCGAGAGCGGCCTGGTCTTCCTGGTGACGTTGCTCCTCGTCTGGCTCGTCGGCCGGGCAGTCGTCGTCCCGCTGGTCGAGCGGGCGATGGATCGCCGCGGCCTCGACCGGCACGCCCAGACGCCGTTGCTGGTGGTCACCAGGTTTGCGATCCTCTTTCTCGGCGTCGCCATCGCGTTCGGCGCCGCCGACTACGGAAACTTCCTCGTGTCGATGGCCGGAATCGCCGCCGCCGGGGCGCTCGCGATCGGTCTCGCCCTGCAGAACGTCATCTCGAACTTCGTCGCCGGGATCTTCATCTACACCGACAAACCGTTCCGCATCGGGGACTGGATCGAGTGGGACGACGGCACCTACTCGGGCGTCGTCGAGGATATCAGCCTGCGCGTCACTCGCGTTCGCACCTTCGACAACGAACTGCTGACGGTGCCGAACAGCCTTCTCACCGAAGACGTCCTCAAGAACCCCGTCGAGGCGGACAAACTCCGCCTGAAGTTCGTCTTCGGAATCGGTTACGGCGACGACATCCAGGAGGCGACGGACATAATCATCGAAGAAGCCGAGAACCACCCCGACATCATGGACGAGCCCGGCCCCTCGGTACGACTCACCGAACTCGGGGACTCCGATGTCGGCCTCCAGTCGCGATTCTGGATCGCGAACCCCTCGCGGTCCGACTTCGTCCGTACCCGCGCGGAGTACGTCACGAGCGTCAAGGAGCGGTTCGACGAGGCAGGCATCGACATCCCCTACCCCGTCCGGACGCTCGATGGCGGGTTGCACGTCAGTAATCCGGCAACGCTCGAGGCGGCGGACGACTGA
- the cheB gene encoding chemotaxis-specific protein-glutamate methyltransferase CheB has translation MTGVLVVDDSQFMRTVVGNALDTAGYDVRTADTGEAALEAVASVGGGEGNEGDAIDVITMDVEMPGMGGIEAVERIMTHDPTPILVLSAHTEAEADATLEALERGALDVLQKPDGTGTQNLGHLTDAVVAKVDELSAAPVSALALARATAAVTATERRQVNATRSASGVSVNASASASAGSTEVLESGNAGTLPARGPSALPTMDAPTPVDGASLDHPTVVIGASTGGPKIIERLLAHLPADLEAKVLIVQHMPADFTQRLAARLDAICAYDVFEASDGDRIAAGDVAIARGGQHLRVVNNVNGSLRVRLDDGERVHGVRPAIDVTMETAAARVVDPLCGVVLTGMGRDGAAGIEAIADAGGYTIAQDEATSPVFGIPQQAIRTGRVDEVVPAPALVDRIVGAFVTDGETDE, from the coding sequence ATGACGGGCGTACTCGTTGTCGACGACTCGCAGTTCATGCGAACAGTCGTCGGGAACGCGCTCGACACCGCCGGGTACGACGTACGGACCGCCGACACTGGCGAGGCGGCGCTCGAGGCCGTCGCGTCCGTTGGAGGCGGCGAAGGCAACGAGGGCGACGCGATCGACGTGATCACGATGGACGTCGAAATGCCGGGCATGGGCGGTATCGAAGCCGTCGAGCGCATCATGACGCACGACCCCACGCCGATTCTCGTGCTCAGTGCCCACACGGAGGCCGAGGCGGATGCGACCCTCGAGGCGCTCGAGCGCGGCGCGCTCGACGTCCTCCAGAAACCCGACGGCACGGGGACGCAGAACCTCGGTCACCTCACGGACGCCGTCGTCGCGAAGGTCGACGAGCTCTCGGCGGCCCCCGTGTCGGCGCTGGCGCTCGCACGTGCGACGGCCGCGGTCACGGCGACCGAGCGCCGGCAGGTGAACGCGACGCGGTCGGCGAGTGGCGTCAGTGTCAATGCCAGTGCCAGTGCCAGTGCCGGGAGCACTGAAGTCCTCGAATCCGGGAACGCGGGCACGCTACCCGCTCGTGGTCCGTCCGCCCTGCCGACGATGGACGCGCCGACCCCTGTCGACGGTGCGTCCCTCGATCACCCGACGGTCGTGATCGGTGCGTCGACTGGTGGCCCGAAAATCATCGAGCGACTGCTGGCGCACCTGCCAGCCGACCTCGAGGCGAAGGTGCTGATCGTCCAGCACATGCCGGCGGATTTCACTCAGCGACTCGCCGCTCGCCTGGACGCGATCTGTGCCTACGACGTGTTCGAGGCGAGCGACGGCGACCGGATCGCCGCCGGCGACGTTGCCATCGCCAGAGGCGGTCAGCACCTCCGGGTCGTGAACAACGTCAACGGATCACTTCGCGTTCGCCTCGACGACGGTGAGCGCGTTCACGGGGTTCGCCCGGCGATCGACGTGACGATGGAGACCGCCGCAGCGCGCGTGGTCGATCCACTCTGTGGCGTCGTCCTGACCGGAATGGGCCGGGACGGTGCCGCGGGCATCGAGGCCATCGCCGACGCCGGCGGTTACACGATCGCCCAGGACGAGGCGACGAGTCCCGTCTTCGGTATCCCCCAGCAGGCGATCCGGACGGGCCGCGTGGACGAGGTCGTTCCCGCGCCGGCGCTCGTCGATCGGATCGTCGGCGCGTTCGTCACGGACGGTGAGACCGATGAGTGA
- a CDS encoding YhbY family RNA-binding protein, protein MNDHEQELKRRAHDLDVTVWVGKSGADAVVDELNDQLANENLVKVKFLRAARAGSSTEEKAADLAERVNGQLIDTRGHTAVIHR, encoded by the coding sequence ATGAACGATCACGAGCAGGAACTCAAGCGCCGTGCACACGACCTCGACGTCACCGTCTGGGTCGGGAAGAGCGGCGCCGACGCGGTGGTCGACGAACTCAACGACCAGCTCGCGAACGAGAACCTCGTCAAGGTCAAGTTCCTCCGGGCGGCTCGAGCGGGAAGTTCCACGGAGGAGAAGGCAGCCGACCTCGCCGAGCGGGTCAACGGCCAGTTGATCGATACGCGAGGGCACACGGCAGTGATCCATCGATGA
- the cheY gene encoding chemotaxis protein CheY, whose protein sequence is MSTGVLIVDDSHFMRNLLRQILEQDYHIVGEASNGAEAVKLYKEQNPDIVMMDIVMPKCNGIKATAAIKKLDPRSRVIMCTSVGQREKMKLAVKAGADGYVTKPFEEPSVRKALADVVAA, encoded by the coding sequence ATGTCGACAGGGGTGCTCATCGTAGACGACTCCCATTTTATGCGTAATCTACTGCGCCAGATTCTCGAGCAGGATTACCATATCGTTGGAGAAGCGTCGAACGGCGCTGAGGCGGTAAAACTCTACAAGGAACAGAACCCAGACATCGTCATGATGGACATCGTGATGCCGAAGTGTAACGGCATCAAGGCGACCGCGGCGATCAAGAAACTCGATCCCCGGTCGCGGGTCATCATGTGTACGAGTGTCGGGCAACGAGAGAAGATGAAACTCGCCGTAAAGGCTGGTGCCGACGGCTACGTCACGAAGCCGTTCGAGGAACCAAGCGTACGGAAGGCACTGGCTGACGTCGTCGCGGCATGA
- a CDS encoding phosphatase PAP2 family protein, with the protein MFLQTLTQVVVVVAAMIVVSTAAFAGRQRLVETARDWRRRVAAILPIVLVLVSVLLFNSVARDLAPEVSWIIGWELTGMIYDIEGDFILWLQAQATPELTGYFSFIYIYGYVFVLVFPVIAYFLLPNTRPLRELLAAYTLNYTLGLVCYVFVIAFGPRNMMPELIQALLYDTYPQYQHLTRQVNRNTNVFPSLHASLSTTVALLAYRTRKVYRGWFWLAAWLAVSVSLSTMYLGIHWAIDVVAGIGLAWLAVELSTHLVGRWSVYDGLERRGLWNRSR; encoded by the coding sequence ATGTTCCTCCAGACGCTCACACAGGTGGTCGTCGTCGTCGCCGCCATGATCGTCGTCTCGACGGCGGCGTTCGCGGGTCGGCAGCGACTGGTCGAAACCGCCAGAGACTGGCGCCGACGGGTTGCGGCGATCCTCCCGATCGTGCTCGTCCTCGTGTCAGTCTTGCTGTTCAATAGCGTCGCCAGGGACCTCGCCCCCGAGGTGTCCTGGATCATCGGCTGGGAACTCACCGGCATGATCTACGACATCGAGGGTGACTTCATCCTCTGGCTGCAGGCCCAGGCGACTCCCGAACTGACGGGGTACTTCTCGTTCATTTACATCTACGGCTACGTCTTCGTCCTCGTGTTTCCGGTAATCGCCTACTTCCTGCTCCCGAACACGCGCCCCCTCCGGGAACTGCTCGCAGCTTACACCCTCAACTACACCCTCGGCCTCGTCTGCTACGTGTTCGTCATCGCCTTCGGTCCCCGAAACATGATGCCCGAACTCATCCAGGCGCTGCTGTACGACACGTACCCGCAGTACCAGCACCTCACCCGCCAGGTCAACCGCAACACCAACGTCTTCCCGTCGCTCCACGCCTCGCTGTCGACGACGGTCGCCCTGCTGGCCTACCGGACTCGCAAGGTCTACCGCGGCTGGTTCTGGCTCGCCGCCTGGCTGGCCGTCAGCGTCTCCCTCTCGACGATGTACCTGGGCATCCACTGGGCCATCGACGTGGTCGCGGGCATCGGCCTCGCTTGGCTCGCCGTCGAGCTCTCGACGCACCTCGTGGGTCGCTGGTCGGTCTACGACGGCCTCGAGCGTCGCGGGTTGTGGAATCGGAGTCGCTGA
- a CDS encoding chemotaxis protein CheW encodes MTPELPDRLLGISIEDPSERQSADETTAEEEERVRFIFVRLGEHRLAIPVDEVKTVTDPPADEDLTRVPRSPQAVEGLVDLRGEITAIVDTRVHFPVGPAPDAQRLVVLDRPTDEQAAALRVDEVLGVHNVTEDDVFEPDEVEDPGVAGGAIEHPLVCGLVERERRSRQESRTRRGGRSSRFSRSRSKPGSGLASSAAVGAISRRGSVAADAGAETDAGEGADETVVSDEFVLEDEDENEDGASETTSRAEGTVVIEATGVLDVPALLLAAGKKS; translated from the coding sequence ATGACTCCGGAGCTACCCGATAGACTCCTCGGGATCAGTATCGAGGACCCGAGCGAGCGGCAGTCGGCCGACGAGACGACGGCCGAGGAAGAAGAGCGCGTGCGGTTCATCTTCGTTCGACTGGGCGAGCACCGTCTGGCGATCCCCGTCGACGAAGTGAAGACGGTCACGGACCCGCCGGCAGACGAGGACCTCACGCGGGTGCCCCGGTCGCCGCAGGCCGTCGAGGGCCTGGTCGACCTCCGCGGGGAGATCACGGCGATCGTCGACACTCGCGTCCACTTCCCCGTTGGGCCAGCGCCGGACGCACAGCGACTCGTCGTACTCGACCGGCCCACCGACGAGCAGGCGGCGGCACTTCGCGTCGACGAAGTGCTCGGCGTTCACAACGTCACCGAAGACGACGTCTTCGAGCCCGACGAGGTCGAGGACCCCGGGGTTGCCGGCGGCGCAATCGAGCACCCGCTCGTCTGCGGCCTCGTCGAACGCGAGCGCCGCTCGCGCCAGGAATCCCGGACGCGGCGCGGGGGTCGGTCGTCGCGCTTTTCGAGGAGTCGGTCGAAGCCAGGCTCCGGGTTGGCTTCGTCCGCCGCGGTGGGGGCAATCTCGCGTCGCGGTTCGGTAGCTGCGGACGCCGGCGCGGAAACGGACGCTGGCGAAGGTGCAGACGAGACCGTCGTGAGCGACGAGTTCGTCCTCGAGGACGAGGATGAAAACGAGGACGGAGCATCCGAAACGACGTCTCGAGCGGAGGGGACAGTCGTCATCGAGGCAACCGGGGTCCTCGACGTCCCGGCGCTTTTACTAGCAGCCGGGAAGAAGTCGTAA
- a CDS encoding ABC transporter substrate-binding protein: protein MDRRSLLVATAAGCSLSLSGCVRELRSAVNRDRLEPLSVTITTQPADGDRQSIQLSRDIAANLEAVGIDVHVELRSPQELRRQVLVNHDFDLVVDRHPGGADPDFLYEALYSRYAEESGWQNPFGVTNMAIDDLLERQRRVAGADRREVVEQLATLVAREQPFVPICRPDEVRLVRTSRFDGWRADELPSRLGYLDLDPVEEGGQLRGTIMDASPSQNVNPLSAAYRGPDPVVDLVYDPLAVEPPGGDEVVAWLAEDWTWDGGEGGGDGDGSGNDDENGDGDDNNNGTLELTLREHAFHDGESLTADDVEFTYEFLADTSMGSSDVPAPAPRYRGRTSAVQSVDVLDERTLEFVVDGTEAIAERALVAPILPRHVWESRADPPTVPGVRLAQGTTEALVANNFPPVGSGPYQYADHEDRQHLTLERYADHFTTREDVELPAPTADSFRVQVDPRSTSAISLIRGGDSDVTISPLETYVLDDLEGTGDVERVESETAAFYHLGFNVRRAPFGDPYFRRAVAGVIDEAWLAETVFHGHADPIATPLSPAWTPASLAFGDENEDPVVPFHGFDGELDVDAARAAFEDAGYHYDGDALVVRQ, encoded by the coding sequence ATGGACCGACGATCCCTGCTCGTTGCGACCGCCGCCGGTTGTTCGCTGTCGCTGAGCGGCTGCGTCCGCGAGCTTCGGAGCGCGGTCAACCGGGACCGACTCGAGCCGCTCTCGGTAACGATTACGACCCAGCCGGCCGACGGCGATCGACAGTCGATTCAGCTCAGCCGGGATATCGCCGCAAACCTCGAGGCCGTCGGCATCGACGTCCACGTCGAACTCCGGTCGCCCCAGGAACTCCGCCGACAGGTCCTGGTCAACCACGATTTCGACCTGGTGGTGGACCGCCACCCTGGCGGTGCGGACCCCGATTTCCTGTACGAAGCGCTCTACTCCCGGTACGCCGAGGAGTCGGGCTGGCAGAACCCGTTCGGCGTCACGAACATGGCGATCGACGACCTGCTCGAGCGCCAGCGGCGGGTCGCGGGCGCGGACCGACGCGAGGTAGTCGAGCAACTGGCGACGCTGGTCGCCCGCGAACAGCCGTTCGTCCCCATCTGCCGACCCGACGAGGTTCGACTGGTCCGAACCAGTCGATTCGACGGCTGGCGCGCCGACGAACTCCCGAGCCGGCTGGGCTACCTCGACCTCGACCCGGTCGAGGAGGGCGGACAGTTACGCGGCACGATCATGGACGCCTCGCCCTCACAGAACGTCAATCCGCTCTCGGCGGCCTACCGGGGGCCGGATCCCGTCGTCGACCTCGTGTACGATCCGCTCGCCGTCGAGCCACCGGGCGGTGACGAGGTCGTGGCGTGGCTCGCCGAGGACTGGACCTGGGACGGTGGTGAGGGTGGTGGCGACGGTGACGGTAGCGGTAATGACGACGAGAACGGAGACGGCGACGACAACAACAACGGCACCCTCGAGCTCACCCTCCGCGAGCACGCCTTTCACGACGGCGAGTCGCTGACGGCGGACGACGTCGAATTCACCTACGAGTTCCTCGCGGACACCTCGATGGGATCGAGCGACGTTCCAGCCCCCGCCCCGCGGTACCGGGGCCGAACCTCGGCCGTCCAGTCGGTCGACGTGCTCGACGAACGAACGCTCGAGTTCGTCGTCGACGGCACCGAGGCCATCGCCGAGCGGGCACTCGTGGCACCCATCCTGCCGCGACACGTCTGGGAATCGCGAGCCGACCCGCCGACCGTCCCCGGCGTTCGCCTCGCGCAGGGAACGACCGAGGCGCTCGTCGCGAACAACTTCCCGCCGGTCGGCAGCGGCCCCTACCAGTACGCCGACCACGAGGACCGCCAGCACCTCACCCTCGAGCGCTACGCCGACCACTTCACGACCCGGGAGGACGTGGAGCTGCCGGCGCCGACCGCCGACTCGTTCCGAGTCCAGGTCGACCCGCGGAGCACATCCGCCATCTCGCTGATCCGGGGCGGCGACTCCGACGTCACCATCTCGCCGCTCGAGACGTACGTCCTGGACGACCTCGAGGGAACGGGAGACGTCGAACGGGTCGAGTCGGAGACGGCGGCGTTCTACCACCTCGGGTTCAACGTCCGACGCGCGCCGTTCGGCGACCCGTACTTCCGTCGGGCGGTCGCCGGCGTGATCGACGAGGCGTGGCTCGCCGAGACGGTGTTCCACGGCCACGCCGACCCGATCGCGACGCCGCTGTCCCCCGCGTGGACGCCGGCGTCGCTGGCGTTCGGTGACGAAAACGAAGACCCCGTCGTCCCCTTCCACGGCTTCGACGGTGAACTCGACGTCGACGCCGCTCGAGCGGCGTTCGAGGACGCGGGGTACCACTACGACGGCGACGCCCTGGTGGTGAGACAGTAA
- a CDS encoding ATP-binding protein, producing MSEYWTDFAQESDEQITELNNSLLTLERDPDDDDAMEAIFRTAHTLKGNCGAMGLARASDLAHAIEDLLDAVRRDDLEITPEVMDAIFAGVDELEAMLDEAPPNGDIDRDPAAEIETLRSFLDDSTRTRTSEDVSAPTDAEIDAILARFDPPKDADHDAFLVRLAITDDSQVNNGQLVVEALVDAFDLVGTDPSREAIENAEYGVGFDAVFGSAVGKEAIGAALEPVDAVEAFEIVEVTDRFASSGDTSGTGPGANAVDAADESLTAADAAEGLSSTDAQNLSVDELLEEFDEFDDLDAMVEEVEGEDLDAFDEMGDAGSFEDLLGESASASADVSPGEGVDDPETESDPADGVTAAESADAESASGGVDVDGADAKVDTDTDDVGDADDASAVFAELKNEVEMVGFDELQDELDELEFDEFDSDDEVDMDELLGDDVDVDDNSFLEVEDEFGEELADEFDDVDLESDAEETSDEGVERTDVDSEVTATESSDLDDVPVELSSDVGVESDAEAQSDAETETETETGSTPADADDSIVPTDDDFEAFAFDDADLDLDTDDSAAEQPVEASDADSLEAQATDAEEVDELGEADVAALDGVDFGETDDEAAESESSSGDDSVVDDLGAEFDVEGVALEDEDRALEDEELRLEDDALGLEDEDLDLKDDLELESIDRDEAEDDFAVDFGFDPVDDLALEDEQDVSFDDSALEADADVDKDPDPAHDLDEGLDLETPDDTAFVDDQPAPTAFDVDADDDAFAFEDDAGLEASAMDTDDLGGFDESDDLDTVDDLGDPDDFDDLDVDASASPPEDGFTAGADASNTAAFGAAENRDGGDATAAESNRVYEDVPPMPIQDVDAPETDEEADSESNADQAQSIRVDVDQVDTLLNLVEGLVTARVRLRHTIEQDDDPKTLRRELDDLDDITAELQDTVMDVRLVPLETVANRLPRTVRDIARDQEKTVAFETEGESVELDRSILDRIGDPLIHLVRNAVDHGIEAPSVREEAGKPREGTVRLTAERARDRVQIRIHDDGRGLDAEELREAAVESNVLTAEEAADLDDEAVYDLVFHPGLSTATEVTDVSGRGVGMDVVKRTIEDLDGTVSVDSEPGEGTTITMELPVTVAIADVLFFEIGGEEFGVPIKAVQDIDDARIVETVDGDPVIPSSDSPVPVVELAERLETPASSDPHDGMVIRIRDDVRSVALHCDVVHGQQEVVIKPFEGFMSGLPGLSGATVRGRGEVVTILDVNTL from the coding sequence ATGAGTGAGTACTGGACGGACTTCGCCCAGGAGAGCGACGAACAGATCACGGAACTGAACAACTCCCTGCTCACGCTCGAGCGAGACCCGGACGACGACGACGCGATGGAGGCCATCTTCCGGACCGCACACACCCTCAAGGGGAACTGCGGCGCGATGGGGCTCGCTCGTGCGAGTGACCTCGCACACGCCATCGAAGACCTCCTCGATGCCGTCCGACGGGACGACCTCGAGATCACGCCCGAGGTCATGGACGCCATCTTCGCCGGCGTCGACGAACTCGAGGCGATGCTCGACGAAGCGCCCCCGAACGGCGACATCGATCGTGATCCGGCGGCGGAAATCGAGACACTTCGGAGCTTTCTGGACGATTCGACGAGGACGAGGACGAGCGAGGACGTTTCGGCGCCAACGGATGCCGAAATCGACGCCATCCTGGCCCGGTTCGATCCCCCGAAGGACGCCGACCACGACGCGTTTCTCGTTCGGCTCGCGATAACCGACGACTCGCAGGTCAATAACGGCCAACTCGTGGTCGAGGCACTCGTCGACGCGTTCGATCTCGTCGGTACCGATCCCTCGCGCGAGGCGATCGAAAACGCGGAGTACGGCGTCGGATTCGATGCCGTATTCGGAAGCGCCGTCGGCAAGGAGGCGATCGGGGCGGCCCTCGAACCAGTCGATGCCGTCGAGGCGTTCGAGATCGTCGAGGTGACGGACCGGTTCGCCTCGAGCGGTGACACGTCCGGGACCGGACCTGGGGCCAACGCAGTCGACGCAGCTGACGAGTCGCTCACCGCAGCCGACGCCGCCGAGGGACTGTCCTCGACCGACGCGCAGAACCTCTCGGTCGACGAACTGCTCGAGGAGTTCGACGAGTTCGACGACCTCGACGCGATGGTCGAGGAGGTCGAGGGCGAGGACCTCGATGCGTTCGACGAGATGGGCGACGCAGGGTCGTTCGAGGACCTGCTCGGCGAGTCGGCATCGGCGTCGGCGGACGTTTCACCGGGGGAGGGCGTCGACGATCCGGAGACGGAATCGGACCCCGCCGATGGGGTTACCGCCGCCGAGTCAGCGGATGCGGAATCCGCGAGTGGTGGTGTGGACGTCGACGGCGCAGACGCAAAGGTGGACACTGACACAGACGATGTCGGAGACGCCGACGACGCCAGTGCGGTGTTCGCTGAACTCAAAAACGAGGTCGAGATGGTCGGCTTCGACGAACTCCAGGACGAACTCGACGAACTCGAGTTCGACGAGTTCGACAGCGACGACGAGGTCGACATGGACGAATTGCTCGGCGACGACGTCGACGTCGACGACAACAGTTTCCTCGAGGTCGAAGACGAGTTCGGCGAAGAGCTTGCCGACGAGTTCGACGACGTGGACCTCGAGAGCGATGCCGAGGAGACCAGTGACGAGGGCGTCGAACGGACGGACGTCGATAGCGAGGTGACGGCCACTGAGTCGTCCGATCTGGACGATGTCCCGGTGGAGCTGTCGTCGGATGTGGGTGTGGAATCGGATGCGGAAGCACAGTCAGATGCGGAGACGGAGACGGAGACAGAGACAGGTTCGACACCGGCTGACGCCGACGATTCGATCGTCCCGACTGACGACGACTTCGAGGCGTTCGCGTTCGACGATGCGGACCTCGACCTGGACACGGACGACAGTGCCGCAGAGCAACCCGTCGAGGCGTCCGACGCCGACTCGCTCGAGGCGCAAGCGACGGACGCCGAGGAGGTCGACGAACTCGGGGAGGCCGACGTCGCTGCCCTCGATGGTGTCGACTTCGGTGAAACCGACGACGAGGCGGCCGAGTCCGAATCGAGTTCCGGCGACGATTCCGTCGTCGACGATTTGGGAGCGGAATTCGACGTCGAAGGTGTTGCTCTCGAGGACGAGGATCGGGCCCTCGAAGATGAGGAATTGCGCCTCGAAGATGATGCTCTGGGCCTGGAGGATGAAGATCTGGACCTCAAGGACGACCTGGAACTCGAGTCGATCGATCGGGACGAGGCCGAAGACGACTTCGCGGTTGATTTCGGATTCGATCCGGTCGACGACCTGGCACTCGAGGACGAGCAGGACGTCTCGTTCGACGACTCGGCGCTCGAGGCTGACGCCGACGTCGATAAGGACCCCGATCCCGCCCACGATCTGGACGAGGGCCTCGATCTCGAGACGCCGGACGATACCGCATTTGTCGACGACCAGCCGGCACCGACGGCGTTCGACGTCGACGCGGACGACGACGCGTTCGCGTTCGAGGACGACGCCGGACTCGAGGCCTCTGCGATGGATACCGACGACCTCGGGGGCTTCGACGAGTCCGACGACCTCGATACTGTCGACGACCTTGGCGACCCCGACGACTTCGACGACCTCGACGTCGACGCTTCTGCCTCTCCTCCAGAGGACGGCTTCACGGCCGGCGCGGACGCGTCGAACACCGCTGCCTTCGGCGCTGCAGAGAACAGAGACGGCGGGGACGCGACCGCCGCGGAATCGAATCGCGTCTACGAGGACGTTCCGCCGATGCCGATTCAGGACGTCGACGCACCCGAAACGGACGAGGAGGCGGATTCGGAATCGAACGCCGACCAGGCGCAGTCGATCCGCGTCGACGTCGATCAAGTCGACACGCTCCTCAACCTCGTCGAGGGGCTGGTCACCGCCCGCGTCCGCCTCCGTCACACCATCGAGCAGGACGACGATCCGAAGACGCTCCGTCGAGAACTCGACGACCTGGACGACATCACCGCCGAACTCCAGGACACGGTGATGGACGTCCGACTGGTCCCCCTCGAGACGGTCGCCAACCGATTGCCCCGGACGGTTCGGGACATCGCGCGCGACCAGGAGAAGACGGTCGCCTTCGAGACCGAGGGCGAATCGGTCGAACTCGACCGCAGTATCCTCGACCGGATCGGCGACCCGCTCATCCACCTGGTTCGGAACGCCGTCGATCACGGTATCGAAGCGCCGTCGGTCCGCGAGGAGGCCGGGAAACCCCGTGAGGGGACGGTCAGACTCACGGCCGAGCGGGCCCGCGACCGCGTGCAGATTCGGATTCACGACGACGGTCGCGGCCTCGACGCCGAGGAGTTACGCGAGGCGGCGGTCGAATCCAACGTTCTCACGGCCGAGGAGGCCGCGGACCTGGACGACGAGGCGGTCTACGACCTGGTGTTCCACCCCGGACTCTCGACGGCGACGGAAGTGACCGACGTCAGCGGCCGCGGTGTCGGGATGGACGTCGTCAAGCGGACGATCGAGGACCTCGACGGCACCGTCTCGGTCGACAGCGAGCCCGGCGAGGGGACGACGATCACGATGGAACTCCCCGTGACGGTCGCCATCGCCGACGTCCTGTTCTTCGAAATCGGCGGCGAGGAGTTCGGCGTCCCGATCAAGGCCGTCCAGGACATCGACGACGCGCGGATCGTCGAGACCGTCGACGGCGACCCGGTGATTCCCTCGAGCGACTCGCCCGTTCCCGTCGTGGAACTCGCCGAGCGACTCGAGACGCCGGCGTCGTCCGACCCCCACGACGGAATGGTGATCCGAATCCGTGACGACGTCCGGTCGGTCGCCCTTCACTGCGACGTCGTCCACGGCCAACAGGAGGTCGTCATCAAACCGTTCGAAGGGTTCATGAGCGGGCTTCCAGGCCTGAGCGGGGCGACGGTTCGTGGCCGGGGGGAAGTGGTTACGATCCTCGACGTCAATACACTATGA
- a CDS encoding ribonuclease P protein component 4, whose protein sequence is MSVAAERIDRLHALARAAAADGDDERASAYVRLARRIAERNRLELPRQFKRFTCDACDAYLRPGKNARVRLRDGHVVVTCDCGNQARYPYE, encoded by the coding sequence ATGAGCGTCGCCGCCGAGCGAATCGACCGTCTCCACGCTCTCGCTCGAGCGGCCGCTGCCGACGGCGACGACGAGCGGGCGAGCGCCTACGTCAGGCTCGCTCGCCGAATCGCCGAACGAAATCGGCTCGAACTCCCACGACAGTTCAAGCGCTTCACCTGCGACGCCTGCGACGCCTACCTCCGTCCGGGGAAGAACGCCCGGGTTCGCCTGCGCGACGGCCACGTCGTCGTCACCTGCGACTGCGGGAATCAGGCGCGCTATCCGTACGAGTGA